The DNA sequence ATCCCCGACTTCATCGCCACGCTGGGGATGATGACCACGGCGCGCGGTGTCTCCCTACTGCTGACCCAGGGGCTGCCTGTTCCCTCACACGTGACCGCAATCCAGTTGAAGGCTTATCTACCTCCCGAGCTCATTTGGCTCGGCAGCGGAGCAGTCCTGGGCGTGCCGGTGCCCGCGTTGGTTGCCGTGGCAACGGCCCTGCTGGGGTGGACCGTCCTGCACTACTCGCGGTTGGGGCGCTCGGCCCTTGCCGTGGGAGGAAACCGCGAGGCGGCCCGGGTCTCGGGCATCAACGTGGACCGCACGAAGATTGCCGTCTACGCGTTCTGTGGTTTCACTGCGGGAATCGGAGGTCTTGTGCTGACCGGTCGGCTGAACTCCGCCAACGCGCTGATGGGAGACGGTATGGAGCTGCAGTCCATCGGCGCAGTTGTGCTGGGTGGTACCAACCTCTTCGGCGGTGAAGGTACGGTGATCGGGACCGTGGTTGGAGCCCTGATCATGGGCGTTCTGGGCAACGGGCTCAATCTCCTAAACGTGTCGGCCTTTTGGCAGCGCGTGGTCATGGGCCTAGTTATCATCATCGTGGTTGTCTTCGATCAGTGGCGCAGAAGGCGGTTTGGAGCGTAGCGATGACTGACCGTCCGGAAGAAGCTGTCCGCGACCGCATCGAGGGAGTGTCCCTGGTGCGCCACGGCGGTGCCGCCCCGCTCTATTCCCAGATCAGGGAAGCCATTCGCACCAAGATCCAGTCCGGAGAACTGAGCCCGGGAGCGCCGATCCCAACCGAAGCCGAGCTTCAGCGCATCTTCAACGTCAGCCGTCAGACCGTGCGGCAGGCCGTGGAAGCGCTGGTCACGGAGGGCTACCTGGTCCGCAGCCGCGGGAAGGGGACCTTCGTTCTCCAGCGCCGCATCGAGGAGCCCCTGCCCAAGCTGGTGAGCTTCACGCAGGAGATGCGCAGCCGCGGGGCAGAGCCTTCCACGCGCAGCGCCGTGGCCTCGTGGGTGGAGCCAAGCCCTGCGGTTCGCGAGGCGCTCAGGGTTGAGGCCGGCGAGCAGGTCCTCAAGATCGAGCGCGTGCGCTGCGCCGATGGGGCCGTGATCGTTGTGCTCATGTCCTATCTGCCCAAGTGGGTGGGCCTGACCGGGCAGGAGGATTTCGCGGGATCCCTCTACGACCTGTTTCAGTACCGCCTGGGCCTGAAGCTCGCCAAGGCCTTCCAGTACATCGAGGCCGAACAGGCGACCCCTGCCCTGGCCAGGGCCCTGGAGGTGTCCCGGCGCAGCCCTGTACTGGTGCTGCGGCGCACGCTCTTTGCCGAGGACGGCCGGCCCATCGAGTACGTCGAGGGTTTCTACCGTGCCGACCGGTACCGCTACTCCATCTGGCTGGAGCCCTAGGGAGGTGAGGCCGTGAAGTACTCGATCAGCAACTGGATCTACGGGGGTGAGCCCCTGGAGCTCACCTTCCAGCGGCTGCGCAGGTTCGGCTACGACGGGGTGGAGCTGATGGGCGAGCCGGGCCAGTACGATCCGGCGGACGTCCGCGCCCTGTGCGGGACATACGGCCTGTCCGTGCTGTCCATCGCCGGCATGTACCCGTGGCCCACCGACAGCCGCGACCTGGCCAGTCCTGACCCGCTCGTGCGCGGCCGGGCAGTGCGATACCTGGAGGCGTGCGTGGAGTTCGCCTCGGCGGTGGGCGCGCCGCTGGTCATCGTCGTGCCCTCCGCGGTAGCAAAGACCGCGCCGACCATGGAGCTGCGTGACGAGGCCGTCTGGACGGAAGGCTACGACCAGGCGTGGCGGAACGCGGTCGCCGCTGTACGCGAGGCCGCGCGCGCGGCCGAGGCAAAGGGCGCCTTCCTTGCCATCGAGCCCATCAACCGGTACGAGACCTTCTTGATCAACACCTGCGAGCAGGCGCTGCGGTTCGCGGACGAGGTTGGGTCGGACGCGGTAGCCGTGCACCTGGATACGTTCCACATGAACATAGAGGAGGCGGACCCCGCGGCCGCGGTGCGGCTAGCAGGGAAGCGGCTGGTGAACGTGCACATCTCCGACAGCAACCGCCAGGCAGTGGGCCGCGGGCACACCGACTTCCGGGCGCTGATGCGGGCCCTGCGGGAGATCGGCTACACGCGGGCGCTGGCGCTGGAACCGCTGCCACCGCTGCCGGATCCCTACATCGCGATCCGGATGAGCCGCCTGCGCCACCTCTGGGACAGCTTCGCCGAGGAATCCATCCAGCGGCTGCGCGCCATCGAGGAGGACATCGCCTGAGGAGACATCGCCACAGGAGATGTCGCAGCGGGCAGTGCAGACAGGGGAGGACACATCGGTGGGATCGGTTGTGAACGTCTGCGTCGTTGGCCTTGGGCGGGCCGGCATGGTTCACGCGGTCAACTTCCAGCGGCACGTGCCCGGCGCCGTGCTGGCTGCGGTAGTCGAAGCCGACCGCGAGGTGCTGGAGGCCCGCGCAGCCGAGCTCGGGGTGGCCGGGCGGTTCACCGGGATCCGCGAGTCGCTCGATGGGGCGCCGGTCGACGCGGTGTGCATAACCACACCCACCTTCACGCACGCAGAGATCGCGGTGGCCTCTGCCCGCGCCGGCAAGCACGTTCTCTGCGAGAAGCCCATGGCCCTGAACCTGGTCGAGGCGGACCGGATGATCGAGGCCGCGGCAGATGCGGGCGTCCTGCTGCAGATGGCGTTCATGCGCCGGTTCGATCCTGCCTTCAGGGAGGCCAGACAACTCGTGGCGGAGGGTAGGATCGGTCGCCCCATGGTTATTCGATCACTCACCCGGGGGCCGGGCCTGCCGCCGCGCTGGGCCTGGGATGCTGCTCGCAGTAACGGCATGCTGGCCGAGGTGAACAGCCACGACTTCGACACCGTGCGGTGGATAGCAGGCACGGAGGTCACCCGGGTCTATGCCGAGACCTCCGCGACCAAGCGGCCCGATCTGCTTCAGGAGTTCCCCGGGTTCTACGACAGCGCGGTGGTGACGCTGCGCATGGCGGACGGCGTCCTGGCCACGATTGACGGCGCGTGCCCGGTGGACTACGGCTACGACGCCCGGCTGGAGGTCCTGGGCACCGAGGGCGTCCTACAGGTCGGCGAGTTGCGCGGCGGCGCCGTTCTGCTGTGCACGAGAGCGTCGGGCGTTCAGTCCAAGCCGTTTGCGAGCTGGCGCGATCGGTTCAGGGAGGCCTACATCGCCGAGGCCGCGCACTTCATACGCTGCATACATGGAGAGGAGCAGCTTCTCTCTACCGGGCTCGACGGCAGGAGGGCGCTGGAGGCGACGCTCGCGGCCAACCTCTCCAGCCGCCTGGGCGTGCCGGTCGTCCTACCACTCGAGGAAGCCGGCGCCCCGGGGGACCGGGCATGAAGGCGCTGGTGTACCACGCCCCAGAAGGGCTCCGGCTCGTCGAGGTCGAGACCCCGCGCCTGGGAGCCGGGGATGTTCTCCTGGAGGTGGCCGCTGCCAGCATCTGCGCCACGGATCTGCGCATCGTAGGCGGCGGGCACCTCAAGATCCGCGAGGGCACACGGCGCATCCCAGGACACGAGGTCGCGGGCCGGGTGGCCGCGGCAGGTCCGCAGGTGACCGGCATCTATCCCGGGATGCCGGTGGCGGTGATCCCCAACATCGGCTGCGGCGCCTGCGATCTGTGCATACGCGGGCAGACGCACCTCTGCCCCACCTACGAGGCGTTCGGCATAGATCTGGACGGTGGCTTTGCCGAGTTCATGGTGGTGCCCGAGCGGGCATTGCGCCAGGCCCTGCTGGTTCCGATTCCTGAAGGGATGAGCTTCGCCGAAGCAGCCCTGGTCGAGCCGCTCTCCTGTTGCTACAACGGGATCCAGGCCGGCCGGATCGCTCCCGGTGACACGGTGCTCGTAGTCGGAGGCGGGCCGATCGGGCTGATGCACGTGCTGCTGGCGCGCATCTCCGGCGCCCGCCGCGTGATCGTTAGCGAGATCCTGGATGAACGGCTGGCTCAGGCGGGTTCTTTTGGGGCGGATGTACTCATCAACCCCGGTACCGAGGACGCGCGGGAGGCGGTGCTCCGGGCGACCGGCGGAGGGGGGGCGGATGTGGTCATCGTGGCGGCGCCCTCTCTGCAGGCCATGGAGCAGGCCCCAGACCTGGCGGCCGCAGAGGGCAGGGTGGTGTACTTCGCCGGGCTGCCGCGCGGTCAGGACACCATCACCTTCTCACCCAACCGGATCCACTATCGCCAGATCACGGTTACCGGGACCACCGGCGCCAGCCGCTGGCAGTTCAAGCGGGCTCTGGACCTGGCGGCTGCGCGGCACGTTGACCTGTCACGCCTGATCGGCGCGGTTCTGCCACTGGAAGACGGGCTGGCGGCCTTCGACCGCGCCCGCTCCCGCCGAGAACTGAAGGTCGTAATCTCCCCTGGTATAAGCGAAAGGCGGATGACCGGATGAACGAAGTTCAGGCATTTCGCATGCTGGTGGACGGCGCGTTGGTAGAGGCCGAAGACGGCCAGACCTTCCCCGTGACCAACCCGGCCACAGGAGAGGCGGTCGGCCACGCGCCCAAGGCCACCGCGCGGGACGTCGAGCGCGCAGTGGAGGCCGCGGCGCGGGCCTTTCCGACATGGGCCGCGACCCCGGCTCCCAGGCGCGGCCGGCTTCTGAGAAAGGCCTCCGACCTCCTCCGCGAGCGGCGCGAGCCCATCGCGCGGCTGCTGACCGAGGAGCAGGGCAAACCCCTCAAGGAAGCCCTGGGGGAGGTAGACGGCGCCGCAGAGGCCTTCGAGTACTTCTCCGAGGAGGGCCGTCGCCTGCTGGGTGAGACGATAGCCACCGACTCGAACTCGCGCCGCAGCATTGTCATAAGGCAACCGGTGGGCCCGGTGGCGGCGATCGCGCCCTGGAACTACCCCCTGCTGCTCGTCTCGTGGAAGCTGGCGCCGGCGCTCCTCGCCGGATGCCCGGTGGTGGCCAAGCCTGCCAGCGACACGCCGCTCTCCACGCTGCGGCTGTTTGAGTGCCTCCATGAGGCCGGACTGCCACCGGGCGTGGCCGGCGTGGTGAGCGGACCTGCTTCGGTCGTGGGCCGCGCCCTGGTCGCCCATCCTCTGATCAGGAAGATTGCGCTGACCGGGCAGACCGAAACCGGCAAAGAGATCATGCGGGTCGCCTCCGACCGCGTGGCCCGGCTCTCACTGGAACTGGGCGGCCACTGCCCGTTGATAGTGTGTCCGGACGCCGATCTGGATGCGGCCGCGCACGGCGGGGCCTACCGCTCATTCCGCAACATGGGGCAGATCTGCAACGCCATCAACCGGATCTACGTGCACCAGGCAGTCTACGACGAGTACGTGGACCGGTTTGTGGCAAAGACAGCGGCCTTGCGCATCGGCAACGGCCTCGACCCTGATGTGGACCTCGGACCGATGACCAACGCGGCCGGCGTGGCCACCGCGCGCGATCACATCGAGGACGCCGTTTCCAAGGGCGCCCGCGTGCTCTACGGCGGGGGTCCCCCACAGGGTGAGGCCTACAGCCGCGGCAACTTCTTCCTTCCGACCGTGCTCGTGAACGTGAACCACGACATGAAGGTGATGCGCGAGGAGACCTTCGGCCCCGTGGCGCCCATCATGGCCGTGGGTAGCGTGGACGAGGCCGTGCGCTACGCCAACGATACACCCTACGGGCTTGTCGCCTATCTCTACACGCGCGACCTGGCCACCGCGATCACGGTGGCCGAGCGCCTGGAGGCCGGAACCGTGGGCGTGAACAACGTCGCCGGCGGCGAGATATCCTATCCCTACGGCGGCTGGAAGCAGAGCGGGTTCGGCATCGAGAACTCCCGTCACGCCCTTGCCGAGTACCTGGCGGTCAAGCACATCCGCATAGACCTAGGCGGATAGGGAGGCCAACCATGGACCTGCTGGAGCCCTTCTCCTCAAAGGTGGACCTCGGCGAGGGCCTCCTGGGGACCGGAGTGCAGCGGCTCACGCGGCGGCTGAGCGACATGCAGGGGATGTTCCTCGACCGGCAGGCGTGGGCTGAGATGGTGGCGCGCCGGGACCAACCCGTCTACGAGGTGTTTGTGGCCCAGGCCCCAGAGAGCGAAGGGCACCTCTGCCACGGCGTGACGGTGCTGCACCCGGGGCGTGTCGGCGACGAGTACTTCATGACCAAGGGGCACTACCATCAGAAGTCCGGGACGGCGGAGGTGTACTACGGCCTGGCCGGGGCCGGCCTGATGCTGCTGCAGACCCGAGGGGGCGTCTGGCGGACCGTGGACATCGGGCCGGGGACCGTCGTCTACGTCCCCCCTCACTGGGGCCACCGCTCGATCAACACCGGCGAGGTGCCGCTGATCCTGCTCTTTGCCTATCCGGGCGACGCCGGGCACGACTACGGCACGATCGAGTCTACCGGGTTTGCGCGGTTGGTGGTGGCGCGCGAAGGCCGCCCCACCGTCGTGGAGAACCCCCGCTACGCGGCGGAGGTTCCGTGATGAGTAGGGCGTGCCTCATCGGCGTTGACCTTGGGACGACCGCGACCAAGGCGGCCATCTTCGCCCAAGACGGCACGCTCCTGGCCGACGCCGTCGAGGAGTCCCGCCTGATCCAACCGCGTCCCGGGTGGGTGGAGCAGGATCCGGAGGACCTCTTCGGCGCCGCGGTGCGCACGATCCGCGCCTGCCTCGAGCGCAGCGGCGTCGCCCCAGGGGAGGTCGCCGGGCTGTCCTTCGACGGTCAGATGGCCGGGATAGGAACGGTAGACACGCACTGGGGCACGCCTACTCCCTACGACTCCTGGCTGGACACCCGGTGCGGGCCTTACATTGACGCGATGCGGCCCCATGAGGAGCAGATCGTCCGCCTAACCGGCGGGCCGCCCACCTACTCCCACGGGCCCAAGATTCTGCATCTGGCGCGCGAACATCCGGATGCCTTTGCCCGGGTCGCGAAGTTCGTGGTTCCGGGAGGCTACGTTGCCGGGCGCATGGCCGGTCTGGCCGGCGCCGACGCATTCATGGACTACACATATCTCCACTTCACCTGTCTCGCCGACACTCAGGAGGCCAGGTGGTCGGACGAACTGTGCGGCCTCTTCGGGGTTTCCCCGTCGAAGCTGCCGAGGATCGTCCGCCCCTGG is a window from the bacterium genome containing:
- a CDS encoding Gfo/Idh/MocA family oxidoreductase, whose translation is MSQRAVQTGEDTSVGSVVNVCVVGLGRAGMVHAVNFQRHVPGAVLAAVVEADREVLEARAAELGVAGRFTGIRESLDGAPVDAVCITTPTFTHAEIAVASARAGKHVLCEKPMALNLVEADRMIEAAADAGVLLQMAFMRRFDPAFREARQLVAEGRIGRPMVIRSLTRGPGLPPRWAWDAARSNGMLAEVNSHDFDTVRWIAGTEVTRVYAETSATKRPDLLQEFPGFYDSAVVTLRMADGVLATIDGACPVDYGYDARLEVLGTEGVLQVGELRGGAVLLCTRASGVQSKPFASWRDRFREAYIAEAAHFIRCIHGEEQLLSTGLDGRRALEATLAANLSSRLGVPVVLPLEEAGAPGDRA
- a CDS encoding zinc-dependent dehydrogenase, which codes for MKALVYHAPEGLRLVEVETPRLGAGDVLLEVAAASICATDLRIVGGGHLKIREGTRRIPGHEVAGRVAAAGPQVTGIYPGMPVAVIPNIGCGACDLCIRGQTHLCPTYEAFGIDLDGGFAEFMVVPERALRQALLVPIPEGMSFAEAALVEPLSCCYNGIQAGRIAPGDTVLVVGGGPIGLMHVLLARISGARRVIVSEILDERLAQAGSFGADVLINPGTEDAREAVLRATGGGGADVVIVAAPSLQAMEQAPDLAAAEGRVVYFAGLPRGQDTITFSPNRIHYRQITVTGTTGASRWQFKRALDLAAARHVDLSRLIGAVLPLEDGLAAFDRARSRRELKVVISPGISERRMTG
- a CDS encoding glucose-6-phosphate isomerase — its product is MDLLEPFSSKVDLGEGLLGTGVQRLTRRLSDMQGMFLDRQAWAEMVARRDQPVYEVFVAQAPESEGHLCHGVTVLHPGRVGDEYFMTKGHYHQKSGTAEVYYGLAGAGLMLLQTRGGVWRTVDIGPGTVVYVPPHWGHRSINTGEVPLILLFAYPGDAGHDYGTIESTGFARLVVAREGRPTVVENPRYAAEVP
- a CDS encoding ABC transporter permease; protein product: MAQQRKAHAGSEVAVAKEAPSGSEAWSVRLLLKGGPIIALFLLAGYLSAVSPHFRTAGNFMNVLAQTSVTAILAVGQTLVIISGGIDLSVAAMMALAGSVSAVSLAYWGWSVWLGLPLGLAVGTLVGLINGLVITKGRIPDFIATLGMMTTARGVSLLLTQGLPVPSHVTAIQLKAYLPPELIWLGSGAVLGVPVPALVAVATALLGWTVLHYSRLGRSALAVGGNREAARVSGINVDRTKIAVYAFCGFTAGIGGLVLTGRLNSANALMGDGMELQSIGAVVLGGTNLFGGEGTVIGTVVGALIMGVLGNGLNLLNVSAFWQRVVMGLVIIIVVVFDQWRRRRFGA
- a CDS encoding sugar phosphate isomerase/epimerase family protein, with amino-acid sequence MKYSISNWIYGGEPLELTFQRLRRFGYDGVELMGEPGQYDPADVRALCGTYGLSVLSIAGMYPWPTDSRDLASPDPLVRGRAVRYLEACVEFASAVGAPLVIVVPSAVAKTAPTMELRDEAVWTEGYDQAWRNAVAAVREAARAAEAKGAFLAIEPINRYETFLINTCEQALRFADEVGSDAVAVHLDTFHMNIEEADPAAAVRLAGKRLVNVHISDSNRQAVGRGHTDFRALMRALREIGYTRALALEPLPPLPDPYIAIRMSRLRHLWDSFAEESIQRLRAIEEDIA
- a CDS encoding GntR family transcriptional regulator: MTDRPEEAVRDRIEGVSLVRHGGAAPLYSQIREAIRTKIQSGELSPGAPIPTEAELQRIFNVSRQTVRQAVEALVTEGYLVRSRGKGTFVLQRRIEEPLPKLVSFTQEMRSRGAEPSTRSAVASWVEPSPAVREALRVEAGEQVLKIERVRCADGAVIVVLMSYLPKWVGLTGQEDFAGSLYDLFQYRLGLKLAKAFQYIEAEQATPALARALEVSRRSPVLVLRRTLFAEDGRPIEYVEGFYRADRYRYSIWLEP
- a CDS encoding NAD-dependent succinate-semialdehyde dehydrogenase, producing the protein MNEVQAFRMLVDGALVEAEDGQTFPVTNPATGEAVGHAPKATARDVERAVEAAARAFPTWAATPAPRRGRLLRKASDLLRERREPIARLLTEEQGKPLKEALGEVDGAAEAFEYFSEEGRRLLGETIATDSNSRRSIVIRQPVGPVAAIAPWNYPLLLVSWKLAPALLAGCPVVAKPASDTPLSTLRLFECLHEAGLPPGVAGVVSGPASVVGRALVAHPLIRKIALTGQTETGKEIMRVASDRVARLSLELGGHCPLIVCPDADLDAAAHGGAYRSFRNMGQICNAINRIYVHQAVYDEYVDRFVAKTAALRIGNGLDPDVDLGPMTNAAGVATARDHIEDAVSKGARVLYGGGPPQGEAYSRGNFFLPTVLVNVNHDMKVMREETFGPVAPIMAVGSVDEAVRYANDTPYGLVAYLYTRDLATAITVAERLEAGTVGVNNVAGGEISYPYGGWKQSGFGIENSRHALAEYLAVKHIRIDLGG